In the Pseudomonas sp. ADAK2 genome, one interval contains:
- a CDS encoding polyamine ABC transporter substrate-binding protein: MNRLKRFIAPALCATVLSGAAHAEERTLRVYNWFDYITPKALEDFKAQNTQTKLVYDIFDTNEALEAKLLTGNSGYDVVVPSNVFLAKQIEAGVFQPLDRSKLPNWNHLDPKLMKLIEANDPGNKFAVPYMYGTILIGFNPDKVKAALGADAPVDSWDLIFKEENISKLKQCGVALLDSPSEILPLALQHLGLDPNSKKPADYDKAEALLMKIRPYVTYFHSSKYMADIANGDICVAVGYSGSFSQAANRAKEAKNGVVVDMRLPKEGAPIWFDMLAIPKGAKNTEDAYTFINYLLQPQVIAPVSDFVGYPNPNKDATELVDPAIRNNPNLYPTESAMSTLYTLQPLPRDAERARTRAWTKIKSGT; this comes from the coding sequence ATGAACAGACTCAAGCGTTTTATCGCTCCAGCGCTGTGCGCGACGGTGCTCAGTGGCGCCGCGCACGCCGAAGAACGAACGTTGCGCGTCTACAACTGGTTCGACTACATCACCCCCAAAGCCCTGGAAGACTTCAAGGCCCAGAACACCCAGACCAAACTGGTCTACGACATCTTCGACACCAACGAAGCGCTGGAAGCGAAGCTGCTGACCGGTAACTCCGGTTATGACGTGGTGGTGCCGTCCAACGTGTTCCTCGCCAAGCAGATCGAAGCCGGGGTGTTCCAGCCGCTGGATCGCAGCAAGTTGCCGAACTGGAATCACCTCGATCCCAAGTTGATGAAGCTGATCGAGGCCAACGACCCGGGCAACAAATTCGCCGTGCCCTACATGTACGGCACCATCCTGATCGGCTTCAACCCGGACAAGGTCAAGGCTGCGCTGGGCGCCGACGCGCCGGTGGACAGTTGGGACCTGATCTTCAAGGAAGAGAACATCAGCAAGCTCAAGCAGTGCGGCGTCGCGCTGCTCGACTCGCCGTCGGAGATCCTGCCGCTGGCCCTGCAACACCTCGGCCTGGACCCCAACAGCAAAAAGCCTGCGGACTACGACAAGGCTGAAGCGCTGCTGATGAAGATCCGGCCGTACGTCACCTACTTCCATTCTTCCAAGTACATGGCCGACATCGCCAACGGTGACATCTGCGTCGCGGTCGGTTATTCCGGCAGCTTCTCCCAGGCCGCCAACCGCGCCAAAGAAGCCAAGAACGGTGTGGTCGTCGACATGCGCCTGCCCAAAGAAGGCGCGCCGATCTGGTTCGACATGCTCGCCATTCCTAAAGGCGCGAAGAACACGGAAGACGCCTACACCTTCATCAACTACCTGCTGCAACCGCAAGTGATCGCGCCGGTCAGCGATTTCGTTGGCTACCCGAACCCGAACAAAGACGCCACGGAGTTGGTCGACCCGGCCATCCGCAACAACCCGAACCTATACCCGACCGAGTCGGCAATGAGCACGCTCTACACCCTGCAACCGCTGCCTCGCGATGCCGAACGCGCACGGACCCGGGCCTGGACCAAGATCAAGTCCGGGACCTGA
- a CDS encoding histone deacetylase family protein → MLTIYSDDHHLHHGRCELMDGQLMPCFEMPSRADHVLQRVQDRDLGPVEAPQDFGLEPIARIHSRDYLDFFKGAWARWTEFNTDGDLLPYTWPARTLRRIMPTSLHGQLGYYSFDGGAPITAGTWQAAYSAAQVALTAQAAIQRGARSAFALCRPPGHHAASDLMGGYCYLNNAAIAAQAFLDQGHKKVAILDVDYHHGNGTQSIFYERSDVLFTSIHGHPEAEFPFFLGYEDELGEGAGEGFNFNYPLPAGSGWDTWSAALDQACRETEKYGADIVVVSLGVDTFKDDPISQFKLDSPDYLAMGERIAKLGKPTLFVMEGGYAVEEIGINAVNVLEGFESAQ, encoded by the coding sequence ATGCTGACGATCTACTCGGACGATCACCACCTGCACCACGGCCGTTGTGAATTGATGGACGGGCAACTGATGCCCTGCTTCGAAATGCCGTCCCGTGCCGATCACGTTCTACAGCGCGTGCAAGACCGCGACCTCGGCCCGGTGGAAGCGCCACAGGATTTCGGCCTCGAGCCGATTGCCCGCATCCACAGCCGCGACTACCTCGATTTCTTCAAAGGCGCCTGGGCCCGTTGGACCGAGTTCAATACCGACGGCGACTTGCTGCCCTACACCTGGCCGGCCCGCACCCTGCGGCGGATCATGCCCACCAGCCTGCACGGCCAACTCGGCTATTACAGCTTCGACGGCGGCGCGCCGATCACCGCCGGCACTTGGCAAGCGGCGTACAGCGCAGCGCAAGTGGCATTGACCGCCCAAGCCGCGATCCAGCGTGGCGCCCGCAGTGCTTTCGCGTTGTGCCGGCCACCGGGACACCACGCCGCCAGTGACTTGATGGGCGGCTATTGCTACCTCAACAACGCCGCCATCGCCGCCCAGGCTTTCCTCGATCAGGGCCATAAAAAGGTCGCGATCCTCGACGTCGATTACCACCACGGCAACGGCACCCAATCGATTTTCTACGAGCGCAGCGACGTGCTGTTCACCTCGATCCACGGCCACCCGGAAGCCGAATTCCCGTTCTTCCTCGGCTACGAAGACGAACTCGGTGAAGGCGCCGGTGAAGGTTTCAACTTCAACTACCCGTTGCCCGCCGGTTCCGGCTGGGACACCTGGAGCGCCGCGCTGGATCAGGCCTGCCGGGAAACCGAGAAGTACGGCGCCGACATCGTCGTCGTGTCCCTGGGCGTCGATACGTTCAAGGACGATCCGATCTCCCAATTCAAGCTCGACAGCCCGGATTACCTGGCCATGGGCGAACGCATTGCCAAGCTCGGCAAGCCGACGCTGTTCGTGATGGAAGGCGGTTACGCGGTAGAGGAAATCGGCATCAACGCCGTGAACGTTCTCGAAGGTTTTGAAAGCGCCCAATGA